A genomic region of uncultured Paludibaculum sp. contains the following coding sequences:
- a CDS encoding glycoside hydrolase family 9 protein, with amino-acid sequence MKVTESGYLDTPGFSVILYQSTFHPIFLDQKTTAMEMILHGHRIATNGDVRLLATPEQWDQVAQLKGKQADKEKNRLTAVLSYPDYGLDYHVEVAAEPGGVRVSVNLDKPLPEKLAGRAGFNLEFLPSAYIGKSYALDGKVFGMFPRSPGDPMEKVATSADDPKRLPYQREWDEARGYLQPRPIVTGQSITMAVEDPLYRITVQSENVPLGLYDGRNRAQNGWFVLRSMIPAGKTEGAVVWHIRPDVMPNWTRPPVIAHSQAGYPPNFPKAAILELDPKFKGPATAKVMRLSEDGRYKQVFEGPIAARVPWLRYEYAKFDFSAVKDPGLYTIEYAGERTELFPIGKDVYSKAWQPSLDTYLAVAMDHVSVREGYRLWHGVSHLDDARQAPPNQQHFDGWSMGPNIDSPFKPGEHIPGLNVGGWYDAGDFDIQTRSQFSVIQDLALAHREFGLKWDELTVDWKARSVEMHRPDGIPDTVQQVKHGVLQVLAQIKAVGHAFPVIEEPTLRQYTHLGDGASKTDGRIYSGKLGPHDVDGNFSGNPDDRWAFTTKSAGMQYGAAASLAAAAPVLKGFDDALAKECLDTAVKVWDDEHANPTPSVSRPGSFTPPAAMLAGEEWNAAVHLLIATNGGAAYKKRVLELFPTVSQRFGFGAWSAVHILPFMDAEFRKQFEAATRTYVEQLDKELAATPFGVPPSRGTWGGSAAVIDLGVRMYFLHKAFPEIVSKDYTLRAANYILGTHPVSSTSYVSAVGTSSKLKAYGNNRADGSFIPGGVIPGYIVIRPDFPECIDDFGFLWFENEYIVGVASRWILAANAADALVR; translated from the coding sequence ATGAAGGTGACCGAGAGCGGTTACCTGGACACGCCGGGCTTTAGCGTCATTCTTTATCAAAGTACTTTTCATCCGATCTTCCTCGACCAGAAGACCACCGCCATGGAGATGATCCTGCATGGCCATCGGATCGCGACGAATGGCGATGTGAGATTGCTGGCCACGCCCGAGCAATGGGATCAGGTGGCGCAGTTGAAGGGGAAGCAGGCAGACAAGGAGAAAAACCGGCTCACGGCCGTCTTGTCCTACCCCGACTACGGCCTGGATTACCACGTGGAGGTGGCGGCCGAGCCGGGTGGCGTGCGAGTGAGCGTGAATCTCGACAAGCCGCTGCCCGAAAAACTGGCGGGCCGCGCGGGGTTCAATCTGGAGTTCCTGCCTTCGGCTTATATCGGAAAGAGCTATGCGCTGGATGGCAAGGTGTTCGGCATGTTTCCGCGCAGTCCCGGGGATCCGATGGAGAAGGTCGCGACCTCGGCCGATGATCCGAAGCGTCTGCCCTATCAGCGGGAGTGGGATGAAGCAAGAGGGTATCTGCAGCCGCGGCCCATTGTCACCGGACAAAGCATCACCATGGCCGTGGAGGATCCACTTTACAGGATCACCGTGCAGTCCGAGAACGTTCCGTTGGGTCTGTATGATGGCCGCAACCGGGCCCAGAACGGCTGGTTCGTGCTGCGCTCGATGATTCCGGCGGGCAAGACCGAAGGCGCGGTGGTGTGGCACATCCGGCCGGACGTGATGCCGAACTGGACACGTCCACCGGTGATCGCGCACAGCCAGGCCGGGTATCCTCCGAACTTCCCGAAGGCAGCGATCCTGGAGCTGGATCCGAAGTTCAAGGGGCCGGCTACGGCGAAGGTGATGCGGCTCTCGGAGGACGGCAGGTACAAGCAGGTGTTCGAAGGGCCGATCGCGGCCCGTGTTCCGTGGCTGCGTTATGAGTACGCGAAGTTCGACTTTTCGGCTGTGAAGGATCCCGGGCTGTACACGATTGAGTACGCCGGAGAGCGGACCGAATTGTTCCCTATCGGGAAGGATGTCTACAGCAAGGCGTGGCAGCCGAGCCTGGACACCTACCTGGCTGTGGCAATGGACCACGTTTCCGTGCGCGAGGGGTACCGACTGTGGCATGGAGTGTCGCACCTGGACGATGCCCGGCAGGCTCCGCCGAACCAGCAGCATTTCGATGGCTGGTCGATGGGCCCGAATATCGACTCGCCGTTCAAGCCCGGCGAGCACATTCCGGGATTGAATGTGGGCGGATGGTATGACGCCGGGGATTTCGATATCCAGACCCGCAGCCAGTTCTCGGTAATCCAGGACCTGGCGCTGGCGCACAGGGAGTTCGGACTGAAGTGGGATGAACTCACCGTGGACTGGAAGGCGCGCTCGGTGGAGATGCATCGCCCGGACGGTATTCCGGATACCGTGCAGCAGGTAAAACACGGCGTGTTGCAGGTGCTGGCGCAGATCAAGGCGGTGGGCCATGCCTTCCCTGTGATCGAGGAGCCGACGCTACGGCAGTATACGCATCTTGGCGACGGAGCGTCGAAGACGGACGGGCGGATCTACTCCGGGAAGCTGGGACCGCATGATGTGGACGGCAACTTCTCGGGCAATCCAGACGACCGGTGGGCGTTCACGACGAAATCGGCGGGTATGCAGTATGGCGCGGCGGCTTCGCTGGCGGCCGCGGCTCCGGTGCTGAAAGGGTTTGACGACGCCCTGGCGAAGGAATGTCTGGATACGGCTGTGAAGGTCTGGGACGACGAGCATGCGAATCCGACGCCGAGTGTGAGCCGCCCGGGGTCCTTCACTCCTCCGGCTGCGATGCTGGCGGGCGAGGAGTGGAATGCAGCCGTGCACCTTCTGATTGCGACAAACGGGGGTGCCGCGTATAAAAAGCGTGTCCTGGAGCTGTTCCCGACCGTGTCGCAGCGATTCGGGTTTGGCGCCTGGTCTGCCGTGCACATTCTGCCGTTTATGGATGCCGAGTTCAGGAAGCAGTTCGAGGCGGCCACAAGGACTTACGTAGAACAGTTGGACAAAGAGCTGGCGGCCACGCCTTTCGGAGTCCCGCCCAGCCGGGGCACCTGGGGCGGTTCGGCCGCGGTGATCGATCTCGGTGTACGGATGTATTTCCTGCACAAGGCCTTTCCGGAGATCGTGAGTAAGGACTACACGCTGCGGGCGGCGAACTACATCCTGGGCACGCATCCGGTGTCGAGCACCTCCTATGTATCGGCGGTCGGCACGAGTTCGAAGCTAAAAGCGTACGGCAACAACCGGGCGGACGGCTCGTTCATTCCCGGTGGTGTGATCCCGGGCTATATCGTGATCCGGCCGGATTTTCCTGAGTGTATCGACGACTTCGGATTCCTGTGGTTTGAAAACGAGTACATTGTCGGCGTGGCCAGCAGGTGGATTCTGGCGGCCAATGCGGCGGACGCGCTGGTGCGATAG